TTTTAGAGTGGTTCTACCTTTAGTAGTGTATAACTATTTCCTTTTATCTAGGGATTGTGAAGGCCCTTCTAAATTAATAGAGATATCTTAATTAGAAATTGTTTAAGATTCATCTTATTTGAATAAGTCGGGCCAAATTGGCGCCACGTGGGCCAACCTTATGAGATTAGATAGATTTCAGAGTGTGATATGGATTATTATTCTATAAATTGGGCTTTTAGCCCTTTTGGGTTTGGCTAAATTGTGAGTCAGAATATGAACaataatgatatatatatatatatatatatatatatatatatatatatatatatcttaaaagcgattatttttaaaaacaattaaTCCAAAGAAACGCTTAACGAGACCAAGAAAGATATAATTTGAACTTTACTTCGTGGGTCCGTTCTATCTATCTATATATTACTCATAATGGTATATACTTTAAATCTCTTAATAATAAATGAAAAGTTATTTATAAATAAGATTGACTTAGATTTTCTAAAAGATTGAcattaagaaaattatttttttatatacggTATCTTTTAACTTAATAGATTAAGGACTAATTCATCGCGGATCTAAACTTGACGTTGACTAATGGGTTGCTACTATAGTGCCTGAAGCAGCTTCGGCACCATGTTGTATGACTCTTCCCAATCCCTGTAGATCTGCGCAATTGCTTTCTTCTTCGCCATCCACACCTTTCTATAAGAGGGTTTGAAGTGATAGCTCGCCCATACCGCACCTTGCAACATCGAAATGCTGATGGAGGGGTTGGACTGTATCAACAGCAATATGACCCTGCAGATAAGACTGCTGTCTAACTGACGATGGTCTTGAGACATGGTGAGTGCTAAACAACTGTACACTCCACCAACCCTCCGAACCTCACTAACATAACAAAATAGTATTGGTTCAGTCATATCTCAAACCTACTTAATATATTGCACAAAAGTACTCAAAAGCACAATTAAAGTTGAACTTACCAGTATCCAAGGTTCTGTCGAAGGGCCACACAGAGGCTCAATTGACACCCATTTGCAGCTTGCCGGCACTGCACATGGTACTTTAATCGGTTCGATTCGATCACCCGTTACTCAGCACTCCTACAAATACTGTAGTTCTTCACACCCTGTAGCACTGCATCTCGGCATTTGAACCTGTGGCCGACCCGAAACTCTACCCCACCGTCCAAGTTGTAATCTTTTTCTCCCGTGTTAGAAAATAGATTCCTCTCATGCATGGCGTCAAGATCCAGACTATGATAGTGACTTGGCACTGCTAATAGCGTCGGAATTGGGTGAGGTGGAGGTAAGACATGGCGCACCACAGTCTGGGCGGACGTCTCGGGTACAAACTCCTCCTCATCGTCCCTTTCGGAGGAATCACTGTCGACACTATCCGCCATGTATTCTTCGTTTAACTCCTCGTCGCCCTCCTCCGCCTCGTCAACTGGAATGGCGAGATGGATCAGTGGTGGTGCAAGAGGTCGATCGTCCTGGACATTGGTCGAATGTACAGAACCACCACCACAAATATCTCCAACTTCGACGTAAAGCTCCGTCACCTGTTCCACCATGATCCTCCCATGGATGTCGAACATGAGTCGAACATGCTCGTCCCCTAAAAGGCGAAATTGTCGAAATCGGAAAACTCTATTACCCATATTTGCTAGCAACTTATACCCTACCCTTCCGACCTCCCTCGCTTCTATACGACCGaagttgctcaatatcaaactcttcaACTCCGACAACGTACTTACACGTTGAGTGCGCAACAGTATCGAATTCTCACACTCAAATGTCACCCCGTTGTCATTATTTTTCATACGATAATTGGGATAAACACACACAAGTACACAACTATGTATACGCTGTTACTGGCCATTGTTGCATTATTTTTGTGAGAAAAATGagatagaaaaagatataaaatgTGTGTGAAGAATGTCAAAGATTACACatctcgtttatagtgtaaacgatATAAGAGAGGAATATTTATTtcggtaaatattttttaaattatttattttcagtaattattataattatttgttgagttaagaaattaactaaattaatttgatgatgataaatattatttttagtggGTTAAACACtcaattagttttttaattGTGCTTGATAAAGTGTTGCAAGCTAAAGAAAGAATATTGCAGCAGCccaaataagaagaaaaatcaAATTAGAAACAAAGTGGACTATAAAGCACTAAAAGCCTAAGGTTGTTAAGCAATAGATTTTGTTGGGTTGAATGAAAACATATCTAACCCAAGTCCAAGTTGACTCCATCAAGCTTCTCATCTAAGATTGAAGACTTCCCTCTCTCTACTTGCTTCGGTCAGCATcaaaacaaaagagaaagagagagctttgttcttcttgttctttcatcaaaaaagaaagagagagaggtaAATCATAAAAAGCTAATGTCTAATCACCCTAATCAAAGCAAGCTAAGCTATGTCAGAGATGGCCATGCCATGACTCACATCTTAAAAAAAAGGGTTAGctacaaagaagaaagaagaagaaattagaAGTCAGGGCAAAATCAGATCTTAGGCAAATCAGAAAGATCTTTCCATTATTGGTACCCCAAAGTAACTTGCTGAAACTTCCTTTTTCCTCATATCCATTTCTGGTAAAATGAAGAAAATGAATGTTATGGAGTTCTATTGTGGATCAACAATCAAGAAAGGAACTTGGAGTCAAAGCAAAAATAAATGGTTCAGATCTTTGAAGATATTGAAAAAAGGATTAAAGAGAAGATGAAAggtatgaatgcatgaaatctGAAATCTCTGCTACAATCTCATCTCTCTTTTGCGTAGCTGTTGCTCTATTTTTGCGAGAAGAAGAAGTCAACTGTGTAAAGCAAGCCTATGGTGTGAAAAATTGAAATAATACAAATAGGAAAATCACTTCAATTTGACgtaaggagagaaaaccagagtttGGTACGTGTGTTCTGTGAAGAGATCCCTAAAGAAGTTTCTCTACTTGGATAGTGCTTTCTTTTAAAGAAGCATTCGGCCAAAATGAAGAACTAACTCAGAGACGTGCAAGTCTGGTTTATCACATAACAAAGAGGCTATTAATGAAGTCAATCTCATTCATATTTTACAGATTGTAATTCTCCTTTTTAATGTTTATCTTTCTATAATTTCTTGAGTGAAAAGGCATAATGAGAGAGttcaagtaaaagccatgagtggaaaaaaggttgagtgatacacttgagagaaaagcctagagttattttcagatttctttaggtaaGTTTGTGTCTTGTATCCAGTACCAGTGAGGTACCCATTTCTTAGTTGGGTgagcactaagagtgaagagtTAGATATTAGCATAGCCAATATCAAGTTAGGTTAtaacttgagtgtgaaaggattgtgtcaatcctgtggaattggtgtatgtaatacatttaactatagtgaaaattcctccattgttatggaggagactggatgtaggttgcatagcacaaggcaaccgaactgggatacatgctggtgttagcttctCTCTTCTTATAAATTTTCGCTGCTAAA
The genomic region above belongs to Arachis stenosperma cultivar V10309 chromosome 5, arast.V10309.gnm1.PFL2, whole genome shotgun sequence and contains:
- the LOC130980433 gene encoding uncharacterized protein LOC130980433 translates to MKNNDNGVTFECENSILLRTQRVSTLSELKSLILSNFGRIEAREVGRVGYKLLANMGNRVFRFRQFRLLGDEHVRLMFDIHGRIMVEQVTELYVEVGDICGGGSVHSTNVQDDRPLAPPLIHLAIPVDEAEEGDEELNEEYMADSVDSDSSERDDEEEFVPETSAQTVVRHVLPPPHPIPTLLAVPSHYHSLDLDAMHERNLFSNTGEKDYNLDGGCRQAANGCQLSLCVALRQNLGYCEVRRVGGVYSCLALTMSQDHRQLDSSLICRVILLLIQSNPSISISMLQGAVWASYHFKPSYRKVWMAKKKAIAQIYRDWEESYNMVPKLLQAL